From Rhododendron vialii isolate Sample 1 chromosome 7a, ASM3025357v1:
ttgggtttgattttgatcttctttttcaaagcccACCTTTCTTCCTTGTCAGCCCGGCCCCCAGATCTCAATCTTGGCTCTGGAAAAACGGGCCTGGTCCTTGTCATGTATAGTTTGATTAGGAAATAGTCCAAAGGATAAGTAGCAAGTAGTACTGCATCATTTTCGCTCCTCATGAGTCAGTCATATGGATGCCATGAAAGGAAACCAAGCCATTATTAATAACACCAGAAATTTGTAAATAAAGGACATTTCTAGAGTAAAGCAATCCACTAGTGGTGGCCACATGTGAAAGTCCAGCTTCCTAAGCTAGCTTTTATTTAATTAAGTACATCACTCTCTTAATTGTCgcttgcactctctctctctctctctctctctctctctctctctctcatatggaACGAAACTTACAACCTAAGTGGGAATCCAAGGTTTCTACAACTCTAACACATGCTAGTGCAGGCCAAATATGGCCTCTTTTCAAGGACTTCTTCAACCTACACAAATGGTTCCCAAGCCTACCCACTTGTTATGGGATCCACGGTACCAACGGTGAGGTGGGTTGCATCCGGTACTGCTCCGGCTTTGAACTCCCATCCGAGGACGGTGTCAACTCCATCAGCTGGTCCACAGAGAGGTTGATAGCCACTGATCCTATTGATCGGATCATCGCCTACGAGATCGTTGACTCCAACACCGGGTTCAAGTCGTACGTTTCAAAGGTCAAGATCGTTCCTACAGGAGACGATGGTCAAGATCTGGGGTGCGTGATCGAGTGGTCATTTTCTGTCGAGCCGGTGGAAGGATGGgtgttggaagatttggtgaaGAAATATGAATATGGGCTGCAGGGGATGGCTAAGAAAATGGAGGATGCAATAAGGAGCACAGAACAAGGTCAAGGAGAGTAGTAGTTGTTTTTGAGCAGTAGTTGGCTACGCGGAATGCTGTTTGGCTACGCGGAAGATTTGCTGTTTGTCCCTTTCTTTTGTTAAAGCATGATACATATGGCTATTCAAGTACTAAAGAACACGAAAACATCCAACtaatgctttgataccaaatttATTTCATGCTTGTGATGTGCCATATTTAGTGGGAGGTTGTTCGGTagagaaaatattttcatatatttttcccgaaaactaaaattttgcgCATGAATTAAATTAAATTGTAATAATAAAATACTTAGAAGCGCAGGAGATGATTATAAGCTTTGCGAGTTCTCGATCTTGCGACATGtatgatattattattttctaatttAGATTATTGCTGCAAAATAATTCTGTGTTGTGGTATTAATAATCCCATGCGCATTTCTTTGATAGAGTTGAAATGGAAGCTAAGAAAGTTGTAGCTAATTTGACCCAGGTTGAGAAATTGAAAAGCGACAATTATAATGTTTGGCGATATGAGATCCAATTTCTCCTCAAGGAGTTAGAGGTCTTGGAGACCCTCGACCATGAGATGGTTGAGCCAAAACAAAGTGACTCACCACAGTATCTTTGTGATCTTGAGGCCTTTGAAAAATGGTACAAGAAAGATCAGTGTGCACGACTTACTATGGTACGCAGCATGCATAACAATTTGATATGTGAGTTTGAGTACTATGAGATTGCTCATAAGTTGTGGGAAGCTATCAAACATAAATATGATATCGACTTCTTGACTAAGATGGTCTCAAACTTAAAATGTGATGATGAACATAAATTAGAGGACATGAAGGCTAAGCCAAGAGGTAGCTAAGCCAAATGGTTCATGCATCATACTTGAGACTTTCTTTCGCAGGTCTGGGTACCAGCGAAGGAAGGCTAAACGTGCCCTTAAGAAAGGAGCTGCTATAGGCCTTAACCCTATTGGCGTTGGTTCTTTTAAGCGCAATACAGGCAAGAAGATTATTGGTAACAAAAATAAGGCCAGAAAGGCGTGTTTTTACTGCGACAAGTTGGGACACTTTGCTCGTGAGTGCACTGAGCCTAAGAAGGTACaccatattttttgtttctcgTGTTGACTGTTTTGGAACATGTCAAGGTTTAGTTGCTTAATCTCCTCATTCATGGGTTGTAGACTCAGTAGCAACCAACCAATTAGCGAGGAAACAAGATAGATTTGTGGAGTATCGCTGAGTTCCAGTTGGAGGCTAAAGAATTTTCATGGAAAACAAGTCTAGTGTGTTAGTGCTGGGCGTTGGCAAGCTGGACATGCGACATGAGCGCACTTTGTTTTTTCATGAAGTACTTTATGCTTCAAGAATTTGACGAAACTTGTTATTAGTCACTAGCATGATGGgtctagttttt
This genomic window contains:
- the LOC131333224 gene encoding lachrymatory-factor synthase-like, with protein sequence MERNLQPKWESKVSTTLTHASAGQIWPLFKDFFNLHKWFPSLPTCYGIHGTNGEVGCIRYCSGFELPSEDGVNSISWSTERLIATDPIDRIIAYEIVDSNTGFKSYVSKVKIVPTGDDGQDLGCVIEWSFSVEPVEGWVLEDLVKKYEYGLQGMAKKMEDAIRSTEQGQGE